In the Populus trichocarpa isolate Nisqually-1 chromosome 1, P.trichocarpa_v4.1, whole genome shotgun sequence genome, one interval contains:
- the LOC7472731 gene encoding uncharacterized protein LOC7472731: protein MFSHCFMDNRLRNLGFAADCPSNASKNLGSSMPVGVGVAGTKFSADTVLRLDSLGSSVPYGSPSKGIKRKRNLIDGSMGLNVGSSLSLGLRRSSSSSDSKGSSATACTAMSSAKETDEESSMDLELDFSLHLGNEKMSSPKKPAGSNLKGMELQPRVDLELSLSTGPSESDITSIHPHSSSLEFGMDMPLAMGGASNVDERLTSDSWKSGIALLPLQISQNKEASFFNQIPRTRDPTSSFPDHSSSVITPKSSVTCTSGITQQQQPYQRSASSKLCQVEGCGKGARGASGRCISHGGGRRCQKAGCHKGAEGRTVYCKAHGGGRRCEFLGCTKSAEGRTDFCIAHGGGRRCSREGCARAARGKSGLCIRHGGGKRCQKENCTKSAEGLSGLCISHGGGRRCQFSGCTKGAQGSTMLCKAHGGGKRCTAPGCTKGAEGSTPFCKGHGGGKRCAFQRGGVCSKSVHGGTNFCVAHGGGKRCAVPECTKSARGRTDFCVRHGGGKRCKVEGCGKSAQGSTDFCKAHGGGKRCSWGHPGSEYGNLPSGPCTSFARGKTGLCALHSGLVQDKRVHGGVTLGPMVQDPKISQSEKTKEVVTVEDMTVDIVKMGTSARDSLGRTTSDLKHFGVSNAHLSASEAGLSSMPVFVSEGRVHGGSLMAMLAGGSGVGSCSNQIVAGDPPEPRKSYITTQNWM from the coding sequence ATGTTTAGCCATTGCTTCATGGACAACAGACTCCGGAACCTTGGTTTTGCTGCTGATTGCCCTTCAAATGCATCCAAGAATTTGGGCAGTTCAATGCCCGTTGGAGTTGGAGTAGCTGGCACCAAATTCAGTGCAGATACTGTCTTGCGCCTTGATTCCCTAGGATCTTCGGTTCCCTATGGGTCTCCCTCTAAGGGTATTAAGCGGAAGCGGAATTTGATTGATGGATCCATGGGCCTAAATGTTGGTTCTTCACTATCCCTTGGGCTTCGCCGCTCTTCAAGTTCTTCAGACAGTAAGGGGAGTTCAGCAACTGCTTGCACAGCAATGTCTTCTGCCAAAGAAACTGATGAAGAGTCCTCAATGGATCTTGAATTGGACTTCTCTCTCCATCTTGGCAACGAGAAGATGTCGAGCCCGAAGAAGCCTGCTGGTTCAAATCTCAAAGGAATGGAATTGCAGCCCAGGGTTGACTTGGAGCTGAGTCTCTCCACTGGTCCTTCTGAATCCGATATTACTAGCATCCATCCACACTCTAGTTCACTTGAATTTGGCATGGATATGCCGCTGGCAATGGGTGGAGCATCAAATGTGGATGAACGATTGACATCAGATAGTTGGAAATCAGGGATTGCATTGCTTCCATTGCAGATTTCCCAGAACAAAGAGGCTAGCTTCTTCAACCAGATTCCAAGAACTAGGGATCCTACTTCCAGTTTTCCAGACCACTCATCTAGTGTGATAACACCAAAGAGTTCAGTCACCTGCACTTCTGGGATAACACAGCAGCAACAGCCATATCAACGCAGCGCTAGCTCAAAGTTATGTCAGGTTGAAGGATGTGGAAAGGGTGCCAGAGGCGCTTCCGGCCGTTGTATTTCACATGGTGGAGGCCGAAGGTGTCAGAAAGCAGGCTGTCACAAGGGAGCTGAGGGCCGAACAGTGTACTGCAAGGCCCATGGGGGTGGACGCCGCTGTGAATTCCTTGGTTGCACAAAAAGTGCAGAAGGTCGCACAGATTTCTGTATTGCCCATGGTGGCGGGCGGAGATGCAGTCGTGAGGGTTGTGCTCGAGCTGCCAGAGGAAAATCTGGTTTGTGCATCCGACATGGTGGGGGTAAGAGATGCCAGAAAGAAAATTGCACAAAGAGTGCAGAAGGTCTATCTGGTCTCTGCATTTCTCATGGAGGTGGTCGGCGATGCCAATTCTCAGGATGCACAAAAGGGGCACAAGGGAGCACCATGTTATGTAAGGCACATGGTGGGGGGAAACGCTGCACTGCTCCAGGATGCACCAAGGGTGCTGAAGGGAGCACTCCTTTTTGTAAAGGCCACGGAGGAGGAAAAAGGTGTGCCTTCCAACGTGGTGGGGTTTGTAGTAAGAGTGTACATGGAGGGACCAACTTCTGCGTCGCACATGGGGGTGGAAAGAGGTGTGCTGTACCTGAGTGCACAAAGAGTGCAAGAGGACGTACAGATTTTTGTGTCCGTCATGGCGGTGGAAAAAGGTGCAAGGTTGAAGGATGTGGTAAAAGTGCTCAAGGCAGCACCGATTTCTGCAAGGCACATGGTGGAGGGAAGAGATGCTCTTGGGGTCATCCTGGGTCAGAATATGGTAACCTACCTTCTGGTCCTTGTACCTCATTTGCAAGGGGTAAGACAGGTCTCTGTGCACTTCACAGCGGTTTGGTGCAGGACAAGAGGGTTCATGGTGGTGTCACCTTGGGACCTATGGTCCAGGACCCTAAAATTAGTCAGTCTGAGAAGACGAAAGAAGTTGTCACTGTCGAGGACATGACTGTCGATATTGTGAAGATGGGTACTAGTGCCAGGGATTCATTGGGCAGAACTACTTCTGATTTGAAACATTTTGGAGTCTCAAATGCTCATCTCTCTGCCAGTGAAGCAGGTCTCTCATCAATGCCAGTTTTTGTATCAGAAGGCAGGGTGCATGGAGGCAGTTTGATGGCAATGCTTGCTGGTGGTTCTGGTGTTGGCTCATGCAGCAACCAAATTGTAGCTGGAGATCCACCAGAGCCAAGAAAATCATATATTACAACTCAGAACTGGATGTAA
- the LOC7472732 gene encoding aluminum-activated malate transporter 9 codes for MNGKKGSFEINIPPEATKSKLPGTSKEGSIGAFSSCKAWIWSVWEFVKEDSNRVKFALKVGLAVLLVSLLILFRAPYDIFGTNIIWSILTVAIMFEYTVGATFNRGFNRALGSLLAGVLAIAVAQLAIQSGRVAEPIIIGISIFLIGSITSFMKLWPSLVPYEYGFRVILFTYCLIIVSGYRMGNPITTAMDRLYSIAIGGFVAVLVNVFVFPIWAGEQLHKELVNSFNSVADSLEECVKKYLEDEGLDHPEFSKTVMDEFPDEPNYRRCKSTLNSSAKLESLANSAKWEPPHGKFRHFFYPWSEYVKVGAVLRYCAYEVMALHGVLHSEIQAPHNLRFTFYSEIQEAATHAAELVRSLGKDISNMKRSPKTSLLKKVHSSTERLQRAIDMHSYLLASNFDPPDNSSKSLTKLPVTFSTTQYDLSNPLTEFDSSSAENNLSQINQNVPSGTPPQQTESYHEMMRKQSRRLHSWPSREVDAFEEEGGLGMDFLPRMKALESTAALSLANFTSLLIEFVARLDHLVEAVDVLSKMAKFNHEGV; via the exons ATGAATGGCAAAAAGGGCAGCTTCGAGATCAACATTCCACCAGAGGCTACCAAATCCAAGCTGCCTGGTACCAGCAAAGAAGGCAGCATTGGAGCATTTTCCTCCTGTAAGGCATGGATTTGGAGTGTATGGGAATTTGTCAAAGAAGATAGCAACAGAGTTAAATTCGCTTTAAAAGTTGGCCTAGCTGTTCTTCTAGTGTCCTTGCTTATACTATTCCGAGCACCTTATGATATATTCGGCACCAATATCATCTGGTCCATTCTCACTGTGGCTATCATGTTCGAATACACAGTTG GTGCAACTTTTAATCGAGGATTCAACCGAGCTCTTGGAAGCTTGCTTGCAGGAGTATTGGCTATTGCGGTTGCTCAGTTAGCTATACAGTCGGGCCGGGTTGCCGAGCCTATTATAATTGGCATTAGCATCTTTCTGATTG GGTCTATTACATCATTCATGAAATTATGGCCATCACTCGTGCCATATGAATATGGGTTCAGGGTCATACTCTTTACCTACTGCTTGATCATAGTATCTGGTTATCGGATGGGGAATCCAATAACAACAGCAATGGACCGACTGTACTCTATTGCCATTGGAGGGTTCGTAGCAGTCCTAGtgaatgtgtttgtttttcctaTATGGGCCGGGGAGCAGTTGCACAAGGAACTTGTCAACAGCTTTAACTCGGTAGCCGACTCTCTCGAAG AATGCGTGAAGAAATATTTAGAAGACGAAGGGCTAGATCATCCAGAGTTCTCCAAGACTGTGATGGATGAATTTCCAGATGAGCCAAATTACAGGAGATGCAAAAGTACCCTAAATTCCTCTGCAAAACTTGAATCCTTG GCCAACTCGGCGAAATGGGAGCCACCGCATGGCAAGTTTCGACACTTCTTCTATCCATGGTCAGAGTATGTTAAAGTTGGGGCAGTTCTACGATATTGTGCTTATGAGGTCATGGCACTTCATGGTGTTTTACACTCTGAGATTCAG GCACCTCACAACCTCCGGTTCACATTCTACTCAGAGATTCAGGAAGCAGCAACACATGCTGCAGAGCTCGTTAGGAGCTTGGGAAAAGACATTAGTAACATGAAGCGAAGCCCAAAAACCTCACTACTAAAGAAGGTTCATAGCTCAACGGAGCGCCTGCAACGAGCCATAGACATGCACTCTTATCTCCTCGCATCTAATTTTGATCCTCCTGACAACTCTTCCAAATCACTTACCAAGCTCCCCGTCACATTTTCAACCACCCAGTACGACCTCTCGAATCCATTAACCGAGTTTGACAGTAGCAGTGCagaaaataacttgagtcaaaTAAACCAAAACGTGCCTTCAGGGACTCCTCCACAACAGACAGAGTCCTACCATGAGATGATGAGGAAACAGTCAAGAAGACTCCATTCATGGCCATCAAGGGAAGTGGATgcttttgaagaagaaggaggtcTCGGTATGGACTTTCTGCCAAGAATGAAAGCATTGGAGAGCACCGCAGCATTGTCACTTGCCAATTTTACTTCCTTACTCATTGAGTTTGTTGCCAGGCTCGATCACTTGGTTGAAGCAGTTGATGTGCTTTCAAAGATGGCCAAATTCAATCATGAGGGTGTATAG